The genomic window AAGGCTGTTAACTTTGTCCCTTCTGTGCTACTGCAGAAACATCGCGGCGCTTCTCGCTCCTGTGTAGATATAAAATGCTCATTCTAAGGCCATAAAAGAAATAACTTATTTTCAAGAGATTATAAAAAATACTTATGAATATTATATTCAGAGTGTGTTCTGGAAAAACGGCAATTCCTTTTACACACTGGAGCTTTAATACATACGTTTCACCGTCAATTTCTACTGTGAATTTATCATACCAAGCAAGTAAAGGTTTACTCTTTCCAACTGTTTTACAGCTACTTTGTCAAACATTGTGTACGTAACTCACCATATAATCCTTAACAAGTTTCTCTGGGTCTTCGTTCAAGTAGATGCACAAGGACTTGAGGACACATGCATGTCTTGTATGAATTGTGTCATCCTGAGGGAAAAAAGGGAACTCGTTTAGACAATATTCTTTATTGTTGGCAGCAGTTTGAAAAGGTAACTGTACAAATGTAAACTTTTATGCTTTTCATCACTCTCCCAATCATTCCTTTTCTCATGTTACGTCTCTGTAGCTTCCTTTCGTTGTGGTCAATTTACTTATGAtattctttgtgtctttactaACTTCTGGTACAACAGGAAACATTGAAAAAAGCACTATAAAAATTACAATACGAACTTTACACATTGAAAAATACTGTGTATTGGCATCATTTATAGGTGCTAAAATCAAAAGTCAGACACCAGTCTTGCAGATACAGCTGACAGTGTATTAGGGCTGCTTGATTTTGGCACAAATCATGATTCAAATCATGATTATTAAAGACGTTGTTTGAGAAcatcatgcatttatttaactGAACACAGGTGTTTCTTTTAACACAATTAATTTGAACTTTAAATATAGGCCTCATTGAACTGAAGAACAAGAAAACTGCAAATAAgtgaaaaatatattcaaaaaagaataaaataaatgttaaaatgaaacCGTTACTAATGGTGTTGATAGGGCACTTCTTTTGCTAACAGGAATGTGAGGGCATctgttatttctttttgtaaaaacattgtATAAGCAGAAATCAACTCTTTAATACAAACCTTGGAAATATCCACCATGACGTGTCTTATTCTTCTTCCAGGTGCTCCACCTTTGCACCGAAATATCCCCATCAGGCATGGAGAGAACTGGTCGAGAGCAGCAAAGAATGTAGAAAGTAGAGGTACAGTTGATATGCGATGGAACTCCTTATCGATCTGGAAAACAATAAAGCAAATGTCACTAACCCTATAAGAACATCATAAGCCAAGAAGAATGAGCAATGAACTACTAGTTGTTTAATCATTATCAGTAGAGAGAAAAATAACTGGTAATAATTAAACCTGAGCACACATAGGACACGCACCTCTTTCGCATTGAACAGAGCTGGCCATCTACTCTTGAAGTCTGCAACCAAAGGCTCTCCTGTAAGGATTTCTTGCCTCCTGTATGAGAAAGTCTTCTCCATTGTCAATGTCACAATATGGTCGTTGTTGTTCTTATTTTCTGAAAGCAGTGCGACTCTTTCCTTCTCCAGACTCTCAGCGGTTTCTCCTTTTGGATGCTGAGGACAGTAATTAACTTCGGCCCTCCCGGGCTTTTTCACATTCAGGGCTGCCAAACGCTTGTCTTGGTTCTTGTTCTTTAGTGAATTTATCGTCACCTCAGGACAGCCCAGGCCCCTCAGTTTGGACCGGAAGTTGGCCATTTTGTATTTGAGGCTAATCTTCCACCCATAACAGCCATTGAAGGATCCTTGCTCCCTCAGACAAGGATGCTTTTTCACAAGTGCTTCTGCAACGTCAGTAAGATCATTGTCAGTTGGATAGGCTTTGAATTTAAGAATTTCTTCAGACAGTCGTTCCAGCATGTGAGATTTCAGCTTCGGTGGCGGGCTCAAATAAGTTCCATTCGCACTGCATTCAGCATTGGCCGTTTCAAGTTACAGTTCAGACTCATCGTTGAAGGGAGGCACTGTGAAAACACTTGGCCAACTGAACAGCCGTGCAGATAGCTATGACCCTGATGATGAAGCAGGCTCTGTATTATCTGTGTCAACCGAGGAGACTGATGAGGAATCAGTAAGGCTTTGGACTGGTAGAGGTTGAAGCATCGAGTCAGCTTCTGTAGAATTTTGCAAGTAGACTGCCACAACATAGACCACCTTTAAAGTCGCTTTGTCATCAATGTCAGAGATCTCTGACAGATTTATGAAGTCATTTCCAAAATCAGCATCTTGATATTGAAGACGGAAATCTTGCTCTAATCCAAAACTCATCTTTATAGTCTTGTACAATTCCTCCATGGAGCCTGGTCTACCTGCGGGCAGGATTAGCTTTCTGGCATCATCGTCACCCAGGATGACCCTCAGTCTCATAGGCTGGGTCATTGTGGagacctgaaaaaaaacacacacacacacacacacacacacacacacacacacacacacacacacacacacacacacacacacacacacacacacacacacacacacacacacacacacacacacacacacacacacacacacacacacacacacacacacacacacacacacgttaccgCCAAAGGTGTCCTATGGTCAAGAGAGTGCAAATCAGAGGCAATCACAAGCTGATGTTTTCTTGCGAGTGTGGGAGGCATGTTTTTGAAACAGTTTGTATGGCGAGCAATCTGTTTGAAGACACTATGTTTCACCTCAAATCTCATCGTCCATGTATGGAGGGCCAAAAAGGCGAATCAGAACAGCATAGTGCTCCAAAAAATGATGTTTAGGGAGAAGCCTGTTGTTGGGAAAAAGCTCTTGGTATCTCTGGCGATGTTCATCAATTTTACACTCGAGGAAAGATACTGACTCTTCAGAGTGGACAGGGGCTACAACAAATTCCACTATGTCCTTGAGATCCAAAACAACATGCCATGTAGGTTCATCCTCTGGAACAAGTGGACCAATGATCAGAGGCAACAGTTGAAGCAGAGCCCAATTCTCATGTGCATTTCCACCAATGCTCTTTTTTACTGAGAAAGTCTGTGAGAGACTCCAAGAGGATTACAAACCTCACACTCGTCGATAAAGTTTTATGGAAACTCTCAACTTATCAACCGCTAGAAAGCtatttgttttataattttCACCATCTTGAAAAGACCTGTAAACTCTCTGATCACAATGCAaagcttctttatttttttgagctATGTGTTCATCAACCACTTTATCCAGTAATTTATTGTGACTCAGTACTTCCTGAAATAACTGTAATAATGGGACATATTGAAATGACCTCCTTTGTTCGACAGATAAAATATACTCAACAGCCTCTACAACGCTAAAATTTTGCttgtaatattgttttcttttataggATGTGGCAAGAGGTCCACACTTTTCAAAACTTTTAGTGACAGGgttagagagagacacagaattGTCAAGTTCTTCGACAACTGCCTGACCAATATTGAGGTTATGGCTTTTGAAAATTTCTGTAATTGTACGCTAGCTgaacttaaaaaatgaaactcCTCCAACAACTCATCTAATCCTTTTGCTGGAATATGAAATATATGTTCTAATTTTAACAATATTGTTGCTATTTTCCGCTCAATTACTTCTGGTAGCTTTTCAACAGCTCCACTGTCGTTTTCTGTCACGGTCTCAGCCTCAACCTCATCAAATGACACATCAGAACAGCCAGTTACAACAGCATCAGGGGTATCTGATCCTTGGACAGGGTTCACAAACTTAACTACActggttttaaaatcttttaatgtgtgtgGATGATGCTTTctatttttgtgtgtaaaatgtacTGTAAATATTTGTCTGGAAAGAGTATCCAAGAAATACACAACCAACTGTCTCACAACTGTGCAGATGTGTCccaatatgaataaaaaaatatctctCAGTAGAGAAGTCACTACATCCACATACCTCGCATTTAAATGTTCCTGAATTTAAAGCAGTCTGTGTTGGTTGAGAGGAATGAGCTTTATAGACATGGGTGTGAAGTCCAGTCCACGTCCTGAATGTGTAAGGACAATTTACATATATGCATTGATAATGTTGGCTTCTCCCATAATGATGATGTAGTTTATAATGTTTAAGTAATTTGTACCTACTACTCTCTCTTGCCACACAATGTTTGCACTGCCACATACACGTcactgaaagaaagaagagaagaagaaaagattaGCAAATGATAATTTATGTACATTTTAGGGGTGGGCGATattcacaaaagaaaatgatCTCAATATCTTAAAGGATAATTGTCAATACTTTGCGTCCTTCAAAATTTgtaaacaaaacccctcaataCTTGTTAAAGTATTGTATTTTACTAGCTTAAGGCCCATTCACACCGAGTGCGATGCGATATGCGGTGTGGAAATGCGGAAAATccatgtgtgcttttttttccccccgcaAGTCAACCTTACACATCAAGTGCGGTGCGAATTTTCCGGCGTGCGGAGTTCCATTTTCATGCCGCGGAAAAACCTCAGCATCTCGTGTCTATCCCTGTCTAGTCTAtggtctgtctgtgtctgtgccacACAGTAAGCCGCGGCGGCTGCCGGCCAAACAGCCGTaagccccccacccccaactAAAGTAGCCAACTTTAGCTCAGCACTTGACTTAAATAAATCTTCCAAGCTAGATAATTTTTCATGTGTCTGTACATTAGGAGTACTGTAGGGGTTCTGGCCATTGAAATGCCAAAGGAATTTTAATGTTAATGCTTTAATATTGATGCAGGTGATGATTTTGCATTAACAATGCAGTATCAAACgttgaaaacagaaaactggAGGAAATCTGCTAAAAATGAAGCTTCATACAAAATATGAACAAATATTCCAGTACTTATCAGGCCTCGTACCCTCAGAAATTAAAGCAAATTCAGTttgcaaaaataatttaacactACATTTAAGCTAAATCACTAATCCTCAATTTTAGATGTGTGCACAACGCACATTTGGCACTGGATAATCAATATGATAAAAATATTAACTTACCATGTACTGCATGAGGTACATAAACATCTCAAGGCATGGGGACTGCTGAATTTCTGATGTATTTCTGGttaataaaagagaaacagttttaaaatgttaaaaacctCAAGCAATATTTAGGCATATGTTGTGAATAAACATTTCAGTATTTGTAGGTAGACACAGACCGTTTAACTTAATGTTGAGGAGCATAtagttaataaaacaaaaatgcaatATTATATTAACCTAAATACAGATAGTGAATCATTTTAAGAATGGCACGACTGACCAGTGAAAATCCAAGGAAACGAGCATACTCCACATGTTCTAATGTTGTTAGGTTACAGACTGAACTATCTAATTGATTCAACTTGCTTCTTGTTGTTACCTTAACACAACTGCTGCCACAGACCCGCTGTCCTCCATCTTAACTTATCTCAGTTCATGTGTTCAGCCCGCTTCACTGAAATACACGCAGCTGGAGAAGCGTGGGAGTCGTCAGTCACCCATGAAGCCCCGGCTGACAACAAAAGCGAGTCTGTTGATTTAAGCCGAAGCCTTGCGCTAAAGTTTGTGCTTCCtctgacattaaaacaacaatgcCCACGATACAGTCACGCTAGATTAACATTAACCGCTCGTTTTTTGAACAAGAATTAATCATTTAGTAGAGCGAAACACAATTAATTCATTTTATGTAAACAAATCCCTAGTTTGCTAATCAAACACATGCCCTAGGTCATTTCTTTGAGTGTGTCTTGACCAGCTGTACCATCCTAAAATCTCTTCAATTATTCGTACATTCAAAACTTTGGtccatatttttaaataaaaaaaacataattgttGGTGTTCAGGAAGGAGATGAGAACACAACTGGAAAACGACAGCAAGGAGAAATACAGTGAAATGACTTTAAGGCCTCATTATGGCCACAAAACACAATCAATCTCTAAAAGTGGAATGTCCTGGAGTGCATGTTGTGCATAGCGAATAGTTTTTTCAATTAGCACGTTGATGGGAAGGGGAGATAATGTTCTGTATCCACCGATGGCTGAGGATCACACACTGGGTGGTTGCATAGGCAGGAAGGCGGGCTCACATTTCCTgtaatacacaaataaaaacatgattactGTCTTGTGGTAACAAAGGAGCAGTAGTTTAAGGTGTAAATAAAACCCAGGCTGACTGTGTTTAGGGTTTGTTAAAGTCTGATTAATACAGGTTGAATGCAGCAGTCAACATAAAGTCAACTTGTTACCTCTGTCTGGCTTCTCTCTactgttgtctttatttttcatacaTCAGGTTCACTTTTTATTGGACAGCGTGTACATGCACCAGATTTAAATAAAGGGCTTCATGGATTTAATCAGAGGTTTAATTCAACAGTTATAAACCACAAAGTATACTAACTGTTAGCTTGGTCACAACTGCTCCCgaagctttttttctgcagagctgattactttcttacattttgtttgtagcACGATTTCCCATTTTGTACTTTGAAGAGCTCAAACTAACTAGAACAACCCACTGGCAGAGGAGAAGTATTAAAAGTGGATTTGACTATTATTATAAATACGATTActtgctctctttttttattttcatttaggtATTTTTAATTCCTTTATTTACTATGTCGGTACATTATCATGTATGTAGATGtccttttgaatgtgtgtcGTCCGTTGACTTTGATTCACATGTCTGATTATTTCATTAACTATCTCCTCCTGTTGTCAGTGAGGAGATAGTGAGTGACTgtatgaaaaacatttgatacatctgtctgtggtaaaaaaaagtcaatatgGAAAACAACGTGGATTCAACACAGATAATAAACTACAACAGCTATACTACCTATATAAATTAAAGTACTGACCCTGAGATTTTCCGTACTGAGCTGCTCACAAGAGCAACACAACGCAGGCAGCAGCAGTTAAGATAGATGCCAGGTGAGCCCTCTGGTAGTGAGCAGAGTTTTGGGATCCAGTGGACGTCTTAgactctgtaaaacaaaaacaaaaagagacaacaaGATTGTTTAGCAGCTGTGAGGAGACCAGCGAGAACCTGAAATTCAGCTGGTTAGGTGTGAGTTCCCAAAACCAGAAAACAatggagacacacaaacatttcagacaacCTGTCAcattagacttagacttagacttagactttctttattgtcattcaaacttgtactggAAGACACATGGTCTTCACTCCTTAAAAAATCCCCACATTGGGGCGtcctggtggcgcaatggttagggtgcGCGCCCCATgcattgaggctgtcgtctcaagcgggcggcccgggctcgcgagagagagagagagatgttgggGTAAGTAACACAAGAAATGGATCTCACTTTGGTGTCTTTcctattaaaaatgtgttgctcATAGCAGTGAAAAAATGCCTGTTGAACTCGAAGTTTGAATGTTTCCGTTGGAAATGCTTTGGTTTTTGTGGTGTATTTTATACGTTTTTCACGTGTATTAAGTCGTGATTGGCTTTGTTTTATATCAAGGAACAGAATCTGCCCATTAGTTAGCACTAGTAAACTATTTCTTATTAATAATGTTTCTGAACTATTGCTGAGTCTTTCTGAAATCAATAGCAGACTTTCTTTGGTTGAAGCTTGATATTATATCTATGGTTTATTTTGCTCCTGTGTGGTGTTGTGAGGACAGGTCAGGAGATACAATCTTTACTCGGGTATATGTCATTCTGATGTTTTGACATGCTGCTTGTACTGAGccaatcattttaatatttacaaatgtttgtTAGTACGTAAAATCTTGAATTGAGGATAATATATTGAAAAAGGGCCTCAGTATACCCCAGCCCTACCCTCCAAAGGTTATTTGAGGTCGCAATGCTCCTCTCTTTGCCTCTCTTCTGCAGCATGCATCTTGCGAGAATGACATTTCACATTGCTCTTTTTTCATGCCATATATGGCATTGCAGTAGTCTTGGTTGAACAGGTTTACTCTTCTTTCTGGTGGTAGGTCAGTGATAAGAAAGGACCTGAAGTCTAAATTTGATAAAGGCTAGGGGTCATTTGTTCTATAGACACTCGTTGGATTTAGTTGA from Labrus bergylta chromosome 1, fLabBer1.1, whole genome shotgun sequence includes these protein-coding regions:
- the LOC110001007 gene encoding uncharacterized protein — protein: MLERLSEEILKFKAYPTDNDLTDVAEALVKKHPCLREQGSFNGCYGWKISLKYKMANFRSKLRGLGCPEVTINSLKNKNQDKRLAALNVKKPGRAEVNYCPQHPKGETAESLEKERVALLSENKNNNDHIVTLTMEKTFSYRRQEILTGEPLVADFKSRWPALFNAKEIDKEFHRISTVPLLSTFFAALDQFSPCLMGIFRCKGGAPGRRIRHVMVDISKDDTIHTRHACVLKSLCIYLNEDPEKLVKDYMNTDSEVCASMDQTVLGVYVIQKEGAEPGDDPEDIGILIEGVKILNELGNIGIACALLFGLIYCLNLSYPPDLKCTFEVMQKILLNLDGQRLPSKAQFLKNKLME